In one window of Ferrimicrobium sp. DNA:
- a CDS encoding helix-turn-helix transcriptional regulator has protein sequence MELIEQSVEPQSIELGTPLARDQTIALAELCQAIGDPTRLRILSSLGTACMPVGMIAQSTGLRQPTVSHHLRILRDRGLVRPERRGTSVYYCAASEELQPTLRALRSLLRDTVRS, from the coding sequence TCGAACAATCAGTTGAACCACAAAGCATCGAACTCGGAACGCCACTTGCAAGAGACCAAACCATCGCCTTGGCGGAGTTATGCCAAGCGATCGGCGACCCTACCCGTCTCCGCATACTATCGTCGCTAGGCACTGCCTGCATGCCGGTAGGAATGATTGCCCAGTCCACTGGACTTCGCCAACCCACCGTCTCACACCACCTACGTATTCTCCGCGACAGGGGCCTGGTGCGTCCCGAGCGACGCGGAACTTCTGTCTACTACTGCGCCGCAAGCGAGGAGTTGCAACCCACGCTACGCGCACTTCGCTCCCTACTGAGGGATACAGTTCGTTCATGA